Proteins encoded within one genomic window of Methanosarcina barkeri str. Wiesmoor:
- a CDS encoding SdpI family protein, with product MRKATAITTGLILLSFIVSIYFYPLVPESMATHWNSQGEVNGYMPKFQGLFFMPLLITGLAVFYLAIPKIDPMKVNILKFGKYHEKFIIFLILFLLAVHLQILLWNAGIQINPNAVLPVGIGLLFYYIGILMEHAERNWFIGIRNPWTLSSDRIWKKTNRLGGKLFRVAGIVAVLGVFYPGFEFIFILVPALFIVGFAAVYSYLEYQKELKGTKSQIKT from the coding sequence ATGCGTAAAGCCACAGCCATAACCACAGGACTGATTCTTTTATCTTTTATAGTTTCAATCTATTTTTACCCGCTTGTGCCTGAATCTATGGCAACTCACTGGAATTCCCAGGGAGAGGTAAATGGCTATATGCCGAAGTTCCAGGGACTTTTTTTCATGCCTTTACTGATTACCGGACTTGCAGTATTCTATCTGGCAATTCCCAAAATTGACCCGATGAAGGTAAATATATTAAAATTCGGAAAATATCATGAAAAATTTATAATTTTTTTGATTTTATTCTTACTTGCTGTCCATCTCCAGATACTACTCTGGAACGCAGGCATACAAATAAACCCGAATGCCGTGCTTCCTGTAGGTATAGGGCTTCTGTTCTACTATATAGGAATTCTTATGGAACATGCGGAGAGAAACTGGTTCATCGGTATAAGGAATCCCTGGACCCTCAGCAGTGATAGGATCTGGAAGAAAACTAATCGTCTTGGAGGAAAACTGTTCAGGGTTGCAGGAATAGTTGCCGTGCTTGGAGTCTTTTATCCCGGGTTTGAATTCATTTTCATCCTTGTGCCTGCACTCTTTATTGTGGGGTTCGCGGCTGTTTACTCATATCTTGAATATCAAAAAGAATTGAAAGGAACCAAATCTCAAATTAAAACTTAA
- a CDS encoding peptidylprolyl isomerase, translating to MAEDITKDTSKKIENGDRISVNYVGKLEDGTIFDTSLKEVATEAGLYNQMRNYEPLAFTVGTGQMIKGFDEGVVGMQVGEEKTITIQPEEAYGEYREEFAREIPNNAVNFTPEIGMKLATENGLTGTITKVNEDNFVVDFNHELAGKTLVFSVKIVSVEE from the coding sequence ATGGCCGAGGATATAACAAAAGACACCAGTAAAAAAATTGAAAATGGGGATAGAATCTCAGTTAATTATGTAGGAAAACTTGAAGATGGTACAATTTTCGATACTTCCTTAAAGGAAGTTGCTACCGAAGCAGGGTTATACAATCAAATGAGAAATTATGAACCTCTTGCATTTACAGTCGGTACAGGTCAGATGATTAAAGGATTTGATGAGGGCGTTGTCGGAATGCAAGTGGGGGAAGAAAAAACCATTACAATCCAGCCTGAAGAGGCATATGGAGAGTACAGGGAAGAATTCGCAAGAGAAATCCCAAATAATGCTGTTAATTTTACTCCTGAAATCGGAATGAAGCTGGCTACGGAAAATGGTCTGACAGGCACTATCACAAAGGTAAACGAAGACAACTTTGTTGTAGATTTCAACCATGAGCTTGCAGGCAAGACCCTGGTTTTCTCAGTCAAAATCGTTTCTGTGGAGGAGTGA